TGCAGAGACAAATTCGATCAGCCAGTCGTGCCGTCCTTTGCCCTCTTCCGAAAAAAAGTGGGGCGCTACCGTATAGTCCACTGCCTGCACGCCAAATCGCTTGCATGTCGCCGCCAAAGCCTTGTCGCTATTGTCTACCATCAGCTCTTCTCCGAATGCGTTGATATAGTGCTTGGTGCGACCGGTGATGACTATCTTGTATGGTTTCACCGATGTGAAGCGTACGGTATCGCCCAGTACATAACGGTAGAGTCCTCCGAGCGTACTGATAATCATGGCATAATTGCGCCCTATTTCTACCCCTTCGAGTGGAATGGCTTCCGCTTCGGGCCGGCCGAAATGTTCCATCGGGATGAATTCGTAGTAAACTCCGTAATCGAGCATCAGCAGCATACCGCTATCCTTCGGATCATCCTGAATACCGAAGAAACCTTCCGAAGCATTATACGTCTCCATATACTGCATCCGTGAAGAAGGTATCAGCTTCTCATACTGCGCTCGATAGGGAGCAAAGCTGATACCGCCGTGAAAAAATACTTCCAATTCCGGCCATACATCCGACAAAGTCTCTCGGCCTGTAGCTGCGAGTATATCCTTGATCAAGACAAGGATCCAAGACGGTACGCCGGACAAGCTTCCGACTCGTACATGCGCCACTTCGCGAACTACGGCTTTGAGCTTCTCCGTCCACTCGTCCATCAAGAGCGTTTCTTTCGAGGGTACGCGCATGCAGTTGCCGAGCACAGGCATATTCTCGACAAGGATGGCACTCAAGTCGCCGACTTGTATATCGGCATTCATGGATACAGGGGCGTGACTGCCACCCAGTACCAACCCTTTAGTCGTGAAGAAACGACTGTCAGGTCTATTGCGTAGGTATAACGATAGGGAGTCTTTCCCCCCTTGATAATGGCAATAGTGCAGATGGCGATATGGAACGGGGATGAACTTGCTTTTGCTATTGGTGGTGCCACTGCTTTTAGCAAACCATGTACAACGTCCCGGACAGAGTATGTCTTTTTCGCCACGAAGCATTCGTTCTATTTCGGCTTGTGTCGATTCGTAATCGCGAACAGGTACGTTGCGAGCAAAACACTCTTTCGAGCTTATGCGACTGAACCCGTAGCGGATACCGGTGGATGTGTAGGCTGCACTCGACAGGATGCGCCTGAGCTGGCGGTCTTGTATCTCTTCTGCTCGGGAGGCATAGGTGTCGATGGTTTTCAGCCTGCTTTTCAACAAGGCATATATGATGCGAGTCTTGTAGTCCATCGGTTTTCTTTTCTTCACAAAAGTATCATTTTCTCATTCTGCGTTCATATCGCATAGCTTCGTGTAGTATCCTCCCAGGGCATACAGTTCATCGTGGCGTCCTTGCTCCACGATACGCCCCTCATGCAGTACGCATATAATATCCGCATTGCGGATCGTGGTCAGTCGGTGCGCTATGACGATAGCCGTTCTATTGGCCATCAGTTTCTCGATAGCATTCTGTACCAAACGTTCGCTTTCCGTGTCGAGTGCTGACGTGGCTTCATCCAGAATCAAAATCGGCGGATTCTTCAAAATGGCTCGCGCGATGCTGATCCGTTGCCGCTGGCCTCCCGACAGCTTGCCTCCACGGTCGCCGATGTTGGACTGATAACCCTCGGGCATCTGCATGATGAAGTCGTGCGCATTGGCTATGCGTGCTGCATGCTCCACCTCTTCGGCCGTGGCATTCTCTTTGCCGAAAGCGATGTTGTTGAAGACGGTATCGTTGAAGAGGATTGCTTCCTGATTGACGTTGCCGATCAGCTCACGCAACTCGTGTAGTTTTACATCCCGCACATCCGTCCCGTCTACCAGCACACGGCCTTGCTGGAGGTCGTAGAACCGTGGTAGCAGATCCACGATCGTACTCTTGCCCGATCCGCTCTGACCGACCAATGCCACCGTCTTGCCCTTCGGGATTGTCAGACAGACATCGCGCAGCACCCAGTCTTCGCCGTAGCGGAACCACACATGGTCGTAAACGACCTCCTCTTCGAACACCACGGGGTGGGGCTGTTCGGGATCTTTGATGTCGTTCTCGGCCATCAGGATCTTGTCCACGCGCGACATGGAGGCCAACCCCTTTTCAATGGCGTAGGATGCCTTGCTCAGCTCCTTGACCGGATTGATCAGACTGTAGAAGATCACCAGATAATATATAAAGGTGGAAGCATCGATCTCGCTCGTATTGTTCAGGATAAGGGTACCCCCATACCACAGTACGATGGCTATGGTAGCCGTGCCGAGAAATTCGCTCATCGGGTGTGCCAACTGCTGGCGGCGGAAGACCTTCATCGTCGTACGGCGAAACTGCTCGTTGGCACGATGGAACCGATCCTGCATCTTCTTCTCGGCATTGAATGCCTTGATGATACGCAGGCCGCCAAGCGTTTCTTCTATCTGGCTCATCAGGCTTCCCCACTGATTCTGCCCTTCCAGACTCTTGCGCTTGAGTGTTTTGCCCACCTTACCCATCAGCCCTCCGGCTATCGGTAGGAGGATGAAGACGAAAAGGGTGAGCTGCCAGCTGATGAGGATCATCCCGATCAGGTAGATGGAAATGAGGATCGGATTTTTCAGCAACATATCCAGCGAACTGATGACCGAAGTCTCTATCTCATTCACATCCCCCGAAATGCGTGCCATGATATCGCCCTTGCGCTCTTCGCTGAAAAAGGAAA
This genomic stretch from Porphyromonas gingivalis ATCC 33277 harbors:
- a CDS encoding GH3 auxin-responsive promoter family protein, coding for MDYKTRIIYALLKSRLKTIDTYASRAEEIQDRQLRRILSSAAYTSTGIRYGFSRISSKECFARNVPVRDYESTQAEIERMLRGEKDILCPGRCTWFAKSSGTTNSKSKFIPVPYRHLHYCHYQGGKDSLSLYLRNRPDSRFFTTKGLVLGGSHAPVSMNADIQVGDLSAILVENMPVLGNCMRVPSKETLLMDEWTEKLKAVVREVAHVRVGSLSGVPSWILVLIKDILAATGRETLSDVWPELEVFFHGGISFAPYRAQYEKLIPSSRMQYMETYNASEGFFGIQDDPKDSGMLLMLDYGVYYEFIPMEHFGRPEAEAIPLEGVEIGRNYAMIISTLGGLYRYVLGDTVRFTSVKPYKIVITGRTKHYINAFGEELMVDNSDKALAATCKRFGVQAVDYTVAPHFFSEEGKGRHDWLIEFVSAPADPNAFAKALDAELQTLNSDYEAKRYADMTLLPLSLTIARSGLFHDWLTEQGKLGGQHKVPRLSNTPEIMRSILEMNS
- a CDS encoding ABC transporter ATP-binding protein → MKHFFSAIRRFVPPYKKYVAWSVVANTLSALLNLLSFSLIMPILRILFRIDRQVTTYMPMDGIDWGSMDGWKAAGAALSNNFSWYVSQLIEVRGASFTLIMLGIYLVVMTFLKVASMYLGFYSMIPLRTGVVRDIRNQINDKILGLPLSFFSEERKGDIMARISGDVNEIETSVISSLDMLLKNPILISIYLIGMILISWQLTLFVFILLPIAGGLMGKVGKTLKRKSLEGQNQWGSLMSQIEETLGGLRIIKAFNAEKKMQDRFHRANEQFRRTTMKVFRRQQLAHPMSEFLGTATIAIVLWYGGTLILNNTSEIDASTFIYYLVIFYSLINPVKELSKASYAIEKGLASMSRVDKILMAENDIKDPEQPHPVVFEEEVVYDHVWFRYGEDWVLRDVCLTIPKGKTVALVGQSGSGKSTIVDLLPRFYDLQQGRVLVDGTDVRDVKLHELRELIGNVNQEAILFNDTVFNNIAFGKENATAEEVEHAARIANAHDFIMQMPEGYQSNIGDRGGKLSGGQRQRISIARAILKNPPILILDEATSALDTESERLVQNAIEKLMANRTAIVIAHRLTTIRNADIICVLHEGRIVEQGRHDELYALGGYYTKLCDMNAE